The Methanococcoides sp. LMO-2 genome segment GTTCCTGTCCATCATCAATGATCCGGAATGCGTGGAAGAACCTTTCAAGGTCAAAGAGGACAAAGCACGTATCCTTGAGCTTGATATCTTAGAAGAGGCCGCTGCAGAGTACAGGGATAAGACCGGGGAGAAGCCGGATGTCCGTGTCTGTGTGACAGGTCCGCTTGAATTGTATCTCAAAGAATTCGGGGGAACCCAGTATACCGACATCCTGAACCTGCTGGCAGTGAGTATTGACCGTTTCATTAGTAATTCCATTAAGTCTGCAAAGAACTTCAACATCAGGACGGTTTCCATTGATGAGCCAAGTATCGGTATCAATCCGCAGATAATGTTCACAGATGCTGAACTGGTGGAAGCTCTTACCACCGCCACTTCCTATGCAGGCAAGCAGAATATGGATGTGGAGATCCACCTTCACTCACCGCTTCATTATAAGATCCCATGCGATACACCGAACATCAATGTCATCGGTGTGGAATCCGCAGCAAATCCTTCATACCTTGATCTTATCGACAGGAAGGTTCTGGAAGATACCGATTCTTTCCTGCGAGTGGGTGTTGCAAGGACCGATATCTTCAACCTTGCATCCGTGCTGAACGAGAAGTACAACACCAATGTCTGGAAGGACACACAATACCTGCCTGAGATAGTGACTGAAATGGAAACTCCGGATGTCATCACAAAGCGCCTTGAAAAGGCCTATTCCATATTCGGGGAACGCATCAAGTATGTTGGTCCTGACTGTGGTCTTGGTTCCTGGCCTACACAGGAGATTGCAGGACAACTGCTAACCAATGTTGCCAGAGGTATCGAGAACTTCTGTAAATGAGGTACCTCGTTCTGA includes the following:
- a CDS encoding methionine synthase; this encodes MSDLIFDDIGSYPLPEGVTKEWMESAFSKRNNDEKLFSVIGSAFSQKLDAGVQVATYPQFQDMNQQFLSIINDPECVEEPFKVKEDKARILELDILEEAAAEYRDKTGEKPDVRVCVTGPLELYLKEFGGTQYTDILNLLAVSIDRFISNSIKSAKNFNIRTVSIDEPSIGINPQIMFTDAELVEALTTATSYAGKQNMDVEIHLHSPLHYKIPCDTPNINVIGVESAANPSYLDLIDRKVLEDTDSFLRVGVARTDIFNLASVLNEKYNTNVWKDTQYLPEIVTEMETPDVITKRLEKAYSIFGERIKYVGPDCGLGSWPTQEIAGQLLTNVARGIENFCK